The Lutzomyia longipalpis isolate SR_M1_2022 chromosome 2, ASM2433408v1 DNA window CGGATTTCCTTGTGAAAACCcgcaaagaaaatgtttctaaaacttttctcctcaagttgtttttattttgatgaaagTCATCCAAACCCAGTGGGCAAACCACGAGATGTTTTTCAACTTTCAAATTCCTGACTAAACTCATGACGAATaatgggaatatttttttacgcgatgtagaaaaaggagaaaaagggAACGAGAATTACCCGGCTGGTATTAAAGATTTAATggatttaatacttttttaagcttcttttggtaatttaatttggaagataaggagaaaaaattcgttaaaaaatataaagaaatttttaaggaaaatatttgcaaagaaaaggtttttcgGTGGATAAAtgtcaaagaaaatcaatgttGCTAATTTTTTACATACAGTTATTCTTTTAGTGTAGTACATCGATAGGGCTCAATTTCAACTACATTGAAGTTTTTGGACACCGgaaattttggacaaaatcgTCGACTAAATGAGCCGATGTCGCATATGTCAATTTTACCCTAtgcaacaaaatttttaaattttcacaaaattttgctaaaattaagGATTTAGGTCATGAGTTAGTCCTTTAAAGgactaaaatattaaaattgaagagaatgTGTCCTTAATAAACgtattatgaataaaaaatagcaaaacaaatttattttcaacataacctcaaattgcTTCcggacaattttttatttatttttttaatgttcaaaaaaggacatttaaggacgaaaaaataatttcatgtaaaaattattatttaaaaaaaattattttatcatttttggaGTCAAAACTAAGCGATTTTTACAAAGTCCTTGTGTTGGTTACCTTTTGAATTATATCAGGAAAGAATTAGAATTGATTTTGGCAACTTCCTTCGCCCACTCAGAATCCCCAATAGATTACCTTGAACGATATTTCACAATAGATTAGAATAACTTGTGCCCAGAATCTCCTGCCCAAATGAGAAGCCACCAAGATACCTTCAAGAGAAGAACACAATTAATAAACTCCAACCGGCGCGAAGGCCAGaaaatgttgggaaaaattgcTGTTCTTCCTCCTTCAAATTTCCTTGGGTTTTCTCCAGATTTCCACAGCTCACACACAATTGTCCActcaattaataaagaaattttcactttacttAAAGACTTTATTTTCCACAGAAGGGTTTTgaagttaaaattaaagaaaaatccacacgACGTTGCTTCTAccaaattttattcaagagTGAcaagaaatttacaaaaaggCTCTTAATAATAACTGAGAATGTACAAAATTGTAAAGGAAAGGGAACTGTGAATTTGTGGGGTCATTGCCCCCAAAGAGAATAAGAGTTTAGAGGGAGATGGTTAGTACAGGAGGAAGAGAGATGGCTATTGATGCAATTTTGGAGAGaaatttggcgccctttttaATTTCGGCAATTGGCGGGAAATACTTTCGCCAGTGCAGTGGCGTAAACACCTTGAAATTTAAGGACTTAACGTTCTACGCACGGTTGACCACGGCTTAGGGCAGGGGCATCCGTCCCTGGTTGACCACGGCTTGGGGCAGGGGCATCCGTCCATGGTTGACCACGGCTTGGGGCAGGGGCATCCGTCCATGGTTGACCACGGCTTGGGCCAGGGGCATCCGTCCCTGGTTGACCACGGCTTGGGGCAGGGGCATCCGTCCCTGGTTGATTTCGGTGAGGGGCAGGGGCATCCGTCCCTGGTTGATTTCGGTGAGGGGCAGGGGCATCCGTCCCTGGTTGATTTGGAAGAAGGGCAGGGGCAGGCGGTTGCATTGGATAACTCAGCAGAGGGGCAGCGTCAGGGGCATCCGTTTCCCCTGTATAACTCTGCAGAGGGGCAGCCGTTTGCCCAAGATGACTCTGAAGAGGAGCCCCTCTACGGCGAATTTCGGTCTCTAATAGTGTTTTTAAACACTCCATAACATCCACTGGGATGGCTTGTAGTGGGTTCTCGCTCATCATGTACAGGGTGGCTAtgaaattagggcatgattttaatcgcgaataacttttgattggcCAAAAGGggcgtaaactcaaaaagttttatttggtttttatttcaagtcaatatcttaaaaattgtacatttttatctcaaattaTTATCTGGGAGTGCAATTTGTGCGGGACAGCCATCCGAcaatatgaaaaattgccGTGCAGTGTCGAGCTTTGAACCCACAACCTCGGCGGAGGGAGGTAGAGCAAATGCACCGAAAAATGCATCGACTCTACCACCATGCTACGGCCGAGGTTAATTCAGTTAAgtagatttgctctaaaatcaacaggaaagccaagaattcaaaaaaaaacttttttcagatataaaaaagaaaaagattaaaattaataagtatattttattgttaaaatacattgatgtaaaatattcatgtaaaaaattatctagGTAGCCCAGTAATTTAATacaacgtaaaaaaataataacaactTCACGATTGTTAGATTGGAGAGAAGAGAACGTGTAAAACTTTCCacaataaattagtttttattaaaattcaaattttctttattgaaataaattaaaaatttttattagtaatTTTCCCCTTAACAATAAAGCATACCAAAAGTACTACGCGTATGGAGTTTGCTATCAAATCACTTGCCCACTGGGTTATCCCCACGCACGTGGTTTGAATTGTCAAAAAGTAAACAACACGAAGAAAGTTTCTTTGCgaggaaaatcattgagaaattgctgtgaaaatgtcctttttcATTCGTGGAAAAGCCGGTGGGAAAGCACCCGGAAAGCCTGCTGGGAAACCCGCCGGAAGAATGAAGGAGAAGTTCAAGAAAAGTCTCCCACAAGGGGATCAGAAACCTTTCAGTGGGAAAAGGAAGAAGTTTGAGGATGAGGAAATTGCGAGTGATGAAGAAATCCTGAGCAATGATGGAGATCTTCCGGTTGGAATGTCATCGGAGGATGAAGTGGAGACTCCACAGGAGAAACGTCTGCGCCTGGCTAAGAAGTATCTCGAGGAGATTGAGAAGGAAGAGCTGAAGCGTCATGAAGAGAAGAATTTGGATGTGAATGTGGACAAGAGATTGGCCAATGAGTACCTGGACAGTGTTGGGAAGTTGAGGCGCTATGTGGCCAACACTTATCTCGGGGTGGATGAGCCACGAATTGTGAAGCATAAGAGCCAAAAGACGCCCATTACGTGCCTTTGTCTCTCAAAGGATGGGAAGATTCTCTTTTCCGGAAGTAAATCTCCGACAATTGTTAAGTGGTGCGTGGAGGAGTGGCGCCCCCTGGGGGTGATTAATCTCCTGGAAGGTGTGAAGGAGGACAAGAAGAGAACAAAAGTCAGCGGAGTTTGCTTGGCCATGACCAGCGATGGGAAGTTCCTGGCAGTTGCGGATGGAAGTTCAGGGATTCGTGTTTATTCCCCGGATACACTGACCCCCATTGGGGTACTCAGAGCTCACAGGAAACCAGTTACAGCTCTCGCTGCCCGGAGGGATACCCATGAAATTTATTCCGGAAGTGCCGATAGGACGGTGATTGTGTGGTCATTGGATGAGATGGCCAAGATTGAGATCATGTTTGGGCATCAGGCAGCTGTAACAGATCTCGATGCCCTCACAAGGGATCGCGCCATCTCATCCGGGGGCAATGACTGCAGTATCCGT harbors:
- the LOC129788743 gene encoding U3 small nucleolar RNA-interacting protein 2, which translates into the protein MSFFIRGKAGGKAPGKPAGKPAGRMKEKFKKSLPQGDQKPFSGKRKKFEDEEIASDEEILSNDGDLPVGMSSEDEVETPQEKRLRLAKKYLEEIEKEELKRHEEKNLDVNVDKRLANEYLDSVGKLRRYVANTYLGVDEPRIVKHKSQKTPITCLCLSKDGKILFSGSKSPTIVKWCVEEWRPLGVINLLEGVKEDKKRTKVSGVCLAMTSDGKFLAVADGSSGIRVYSPDTLTPIGVLRAHRKPVTALAARRDTHEIYSGSADRTVIVWSLDEMAKIEIMFGHQAAVTDLDALTRDRAISSGGNDCSIRVWKVSEESQLVYNGHSGNIDSVRLINEENFLSSGDDGSLCVWSTMKKKPLCTQSLAHGKSPINGEPNWISAIATLTNTELVASGSCDGFIRIWKLESHFRKCVQLMEIPMPGFINALTFTPDGNYLIAAIGQEHRLGRWWRLPEGKNCIAIIPFRRKT